AAATTGGGGGAAATCAGGCCTTCGGATCCGGAATCCCTGGCCCAGTGAACGGGGAAGAGGTGAGATGGTGAAACGGAAGTCGGAACGACTGATCCGCACGGGTTTGAGCCTGGTCCTGGCGGCATTTTTGGGATGGGCCTATGCGGCGGGCTCCTTCCAATACATGATGGAACATCCGGACGAACTGCTTCATCTGGTGGTTCAACACTTGCAACTCGTGGGGCTGTCCACGTTTTTGGCGGTGGCCGTCGCGGTTCCCCTGGGGATTTTGGTGACGCGTCCCCGGTTTCGGCGCCTGGAGTGGATCGTGGTCAACTTTGCCAACGTCGGCCAGACGATCCCCAGCCTGGCGGTGCTGGCCCTGGCCATGTCCTATCTGGGGTTGGGGTATCAGACGGCGGTGTTTGCCCTTTGGTTTCATTCGCTCCTTCCCATCCTCCGGAACACGGTGGCGGGAATGGAAAGCGTGAACCCCGACATCGTCGACGCAGGCAAAGGCATGGGGATGAAGCCGGTGCAGGTCCTGTGGAAGCTGGAACTGCCCAACGCTTCCCCGGCGATCTTCGCGGGGATCCGCACGGCGACCGTGATCAACGTGGGATCGGCTGCCCTGGCCTTTCTCATCGGCGGCGGCGGATTGGGCGACTTCATCTTTACGGGGATCTCCCTCTATGACACGGGAATCATGCTGGCGGGCGCCGTTCCCGTGACGGCCCTGGCCCTTCTGATCGACTGGCTGCTCGGGGTGCTGGAGAAATGGGTCGTTCCCAGAGGCATTCAGCGGGAAGCCGAATTGATCTGATGTGAGAAAGGTGGTTGAAGAGATGAAACGTTGGCGCGTAGGAATGGCTGTCTTGATGCTTGTCTCCCTCCTGGTCTTTTCCGGCTGCGGAGGCTCCGGCGGCGGAGCCGATAAGGGAGAGGTGACGATCGGGGGAAAGGATTTCACGGAGCAGCATTTGCTGACCAAGATCACCGCCGTCTATCTGAAGGAACAGGGGTATGACGTGGAAGAGGCGGGGAGCATGGGGAGCACCGTCGCCCGAAAGGCTCTGGAAAACGGGCAGGTGGACATGTACTGGGAATATACCGGCACCGCGTTGGTCGTGTATCACAAGCAACCGGCGGTGGCCGATCCGGACAAGGCCTTCGATCAAGTGAAAAAGACCGACGAGGAAAAGGGATTGACATGGCTCTACCAGTCGGGGGTCAACAACACCTACACCATCATGATGCGCAAGGATCAGGCGGAACAGCTGTCCATCAGGAGCATTTCCGATCTGGCGGAATACGTCAAAAACAACCCGAAAAAGTTGACCTTTGCCACCAACGCGGAGTTTTTCTCGCGGGATGACGGACTGAAGGGGCTGCAGAAGCATTACGGGTTCAGCTTCCCCGCCGACCGGGTGAAAAAGATGGATTCCGGGATTCTGTACAACGCCTTGAAGGAGGGGCAAGTGGACGTTTCCGTCGGCTTTGCCACGGACGGGCGGATCAAGGCCTTCAACCTGGTGCGGCTGGAGGATGACAAGGGCTTCTTCCCGGCCTATAACGCTTCCCCGGTGGTCCGCAAGGAATCCCTGGAGGAAAATCCGGACCTGAAGGATCTGCTGGTCCGCCTGGCGGAACGGCTGGACACCGAGACCATGATGGAGCTCAACTACAAGGTGGACGTGGAACACCAGGATGTCGCGGAGGTTGCCAGGGAGTGGCTGGTATCCGAAGGACTGGTGAAAGAATAACCGGTCAGACACGGGGCGGAGAAGGAATTCTTCGCCCTTTTTCTGTTAGGGAGGGGTGGGTATTTCCGGTTCATTCAGATCCCGTTGGTCCTCTTATATCTTGGAGGAACAATGGTCCGGCCTCGATCCGGAGGTGAAACGGGCGGTGAAGCGTTCACGGATGTAGTGGGATGTGCGGTTGCCGGCGTCG
This genomic interval from Planifilum fimeticola contains the following:
- a CDS encoding ABC transporter permease is translated as MVKRKSERLIRTGLSLVLAAFLGWAYAAGSFQYMMEHPDELLHLVVQHLQLVGLSTFLAVAVAVPLGILVTRPRFRRLEWIVVNFANVGQTIPSLAVLALAMSYLGLGYQTAVFALWFHSLLPILRNTVAGMESVNPDIVDAGKGMGMKPVQVLWKLELPNASPAIFAGIRTATVINVGSAALAFLIGGGGLGDFIFTGISLYDTGIMLAGAVPVTALALLIDWLLGVLEKWVVPRGIQREAELI
- a CDS encoding glycine betaine ABC transporter substrate-binding protein; translated protein: MKRWRVGMAVLMLVSLLVFSGCGGSGGGADKGEVTIGGKDFTEQHLLTKITAVYLKEQGYDVEEAGSMGSTVARKALENGQVDMYWEYTGTALVVYHKQPAVADPDKAFDQVKKTDEEKGLTWLYQSGVNNTYTIMMRKDQAEQLSIRSISDLAEYVKNNPKKLTFATNAEFFSRDDGLKGLQKHYGFSFPADRVKKMDSGILYNALKEGQVDVSVGFATDGRIKAFNLVRLEDDKGFFPAYNASPVVRKESLEENPDLKDLLVRLAERLDTETMMELNYKVDVEHQDVAEVAREWLVSEGLVKE